Proteins from one Legionella taurinensis genomic window:
- the secD gene encoding protein translocase subunit SecD: MQNKYPLWKNLALLLIAVVGLVYSIPNLYSEDPAVQVSSQSGANTEELKDEVTQLLEQSKLDYSSIEQGSEGVEVRFPSTDTQLLAQDVIKNGLGSDYTVALNLLPSTPEWLRRIGAEPMKQGLDLRGGVHFLLEIDVDSVVNRRYEGLMKNIGQNLRESGIRYAGIRYINEKGIQIRFRTPKAMSDAEEGVRENFSGLVFASSPKTLSMTASLSPDELNTIRQNTIEQTMSILRNRVNELGVGEAVVQQQGATRVAVDLPGIQDAARAKQILGGTATLQFHLVDQENDPQVAKQTGAVPVNSKLYMMDGQPILLKRQVVLSGDSITSAVSSFDQQTATPAVQVQLGGGGENLFTKITRENIGKRMAIVFVETKTSIQNVNGVNKRMTRREERVISAPVIQNALGNNFQITGLSDSKEASNLALLLRAGALPTVIYPVEERTVGPSLGKENIRRGMVSLEVGMGLILVLMLVYYHFFGLVADIALFLNLILLSAILSIMGATLTLPGIAGFVLTVGMAVDANVLIYERIREELRNGLSPQAAIYAGYDRAFSTILDANLTTLIVGIVLFAIGTGPIRGFAVILSLGLITSMLTSITYTRAIVNWYYGGRNVKKLSIGI, encoded by the coding sequence ATGCAGAATAAATACCCCCTCTGGAAAAACCTGGCGCTGCTGTTGATTGCAGTCGTTGGTCTTGTCTACTCCATACCTAATCTCTACAGCGAAGATCCTGCAGTACAGGTGAGTTCTCAATCCGGTGCCAACACCGAGGAGTTAAAGGATGAAGTGACACAACTGCTTGAGCAGTCCAAACTGGATTACAGTTCCATCGAGCAAGGCAGCGAAGGCGTGGAGGTTCGTTTTCCATCCACGGATACGCAACTGTTGGCTCAGGATGTCATTAAAAATGGTCTGGGCTCCGATTACACGGTGGCGCTTAACCTGCTCCCTTCGACACCGGAGTGGCTGCGCCGCATTGGTGCGGAACCCATGAAACAGGGGCTTGACTTGCGCGGCGGGGTGCATTTCCTGCTTGAGATTGATGTCGACAGTGTGGTTAACCGCCGCTATGAAGGCTTGATGAAAAACATCGGGCAGAATTTACGCGAAAGCGGTATACGCTATGCAGGCATCCGTTACATTAATGAAAAAGGCATCCAGATCCGTTTCCGCACGCCCAAGGCCATGAGTGATGCCGAGGAGGGTGTGCGTGAGAATTTCTCAGGACTGGTTTTTGCCTCCTCGCCTAAAACCTTGAGCATGACCGCTTCCTTATCCCCGGATGAGTTAAACACCATTCGCCAGAATACCATCGAACAGACGATGAGCATTCTGCGTAACCGCGTCAATGAGCTGGGTGTGGGTGAGGCCGTGGTGCAGCAACAGGGCGCAACCCGTGTGGCGGTGGATTTACCGGGCATTCAGGATGCAGCTCGCGCCAAACAGATTCTTGGCGGTACGGCCACCCTGCAATTCCATTTGGTCGATCAGGAAAATGATCCGCAGGTGGCGAAACAAACGGGCGCCGTGCCGGTTAACAGCAAGCTGTACATGATGGACGGCCAGCCGATTCTGTTGAAACGTCAGGTCGTGTTAAGCGGCGATTCCATCACCAGTGCGGTCTCCAGTTTTGATCAACAAACTGCAACACCCGCGGTTCAGGTTCAACTGGGCGGCGGCGGTGAAAATTTGTTTACCAAAATCACCCGTGAAAACATTGGCAAGCGCATGGCGATTGTCTTTGTGGAAACGAAAACCAGCATTCAAAACGTCAATGGCGTGAACAAACGCATGACCCGCCGCGAAGAACGTGTCATCAGTGCGCCGGTCATCCAGAATGCGTTGGGCAATAACTTCCAGATCACCGGCCTGTCCGACAGCAAGGAAGCCAGCAATCTTGCCCTGCTGTTAAGGGCGGGTGCCTTACCCACGGTCATTTATCCGGTTGAAGAGAGAACAGTAGGTCCTTCCCTGGGTAAAGAAAATATCCGCCGCGGCATGGTGTCTCTGGAAGTGGGTATGGGCTTGATTCTGGTGCTGATGCTGGTGTACTACCATTTCTTTGGTCTTGTCGCCGACATTGCCCTGTTCCTTAACCTGATTTTGCTAAGCGCCATTCTGTCGATTATGGGCGCCACGCTGACATTACCCGGTATTGCGGGGTTTGTGTTAACCGTGGGTATGGCGGTCGATGCCAACGTACTGATCTACGAGCGCATACGGGAAGAATTACGCAATGGCCTGTCACCGCAGGCGGCCATTTACGCAGGCTATGATCGTGCATTCTCGACCATTCTTGATGCCAACTTAACCACCCTGATTGTAGGGATTGTTTTGTTTGCCATTGGTACTGGCCCGATCAGAGGTTTCGCTGTGATCCTGTCTCTGGGGTTAATTACTTCCATGTTGACCAGTATTACTTACACGCGTGCCATCGTGAACTGGTATTACGGCGGTCGTAATGTCAAAAAACTGTCTATTGGTATTTAA
- the rnc gene encoding ribonuclease III yields MLVKSDLQRLCRRLGYEFKGIHHLKRALTHCSMGSENNERYEFLGDSILSFIIADALFQLFPDCSEGKLSRLRAFLVKGEMLAEIAMELELGDYLYLGQGELKSGGFRRASTLADALEALIAAVYLDGGIDASRQMIHHLFKSRLQDESLHDNLKDAKTLLQEYLQAQKMPLPEYLLEKTEGEEHDQVFYITCKVQGVMAMTQGVGASRRKAEQIAARLLLQQLKNKP; encoded by the coding sequence ATATTGGTAAAAAGTGATTTACAGCGCCTTTGCCGGCGCCTGGGTTATGAATTTAAAGGCATCCATCACTTAAAGCGGGCCTTAACCCACTGCAGCATGGGCAGTGAAAACAATGAACGCTATGAGTTTCTTGGCGATTCCATTCTCAGTTTCATTATTGCCGATGCCCTGTTCCAATTATTTCCCGATTGCAGCGAAGGCAAGTTAAGCCGCCTTCGCGCCTTTCTGGTCAAAGGCGAAATGCTGGCTGAGATTGCCATGGAGCTTGAGCTTGGTGATTACCTTTATCTCGGGCAGGGCGAATTAAAAAGCGGCGGTTTCAGGAGGGCATCAACGTTGGCCGATGCCCTGGAGGCGTTAATCGCCGCGGTGTACCTCGATGGGGGTATTGACGCCAGCCGCCAGATGATTCACCACCTGTTTAAAAGTCGATTGCAGGACGAAAGCCTGCATGACAACTTAAAAGACGCAAAAACCTTATTGCAGGAGTACCTTCAAGCGCAAAAAATGCCGCTTCCGGAATACCTGCTTGAGAAAACGGAAGGGGAAGAGCATGATCAGGTCTTCTACATCACCTGCAAAGTGCAGGGAGTGATGGCGATGACCCAGGGCGTTGGCGCAAGCCGCCGGAAAGCCGAGCAGATTGCAGCCCGCTTATTGTTACAGCAGTTAAAAAACAAGCCCTGA
- the lepA gene encoding translation elongation factor 4, producing the protein MSDLTRIRNFSIIAHIDHGKSTLADRFIQLCGGLSDREMADQVLDSMDIERERGITIKAQSVSLNYKARDGKTYLLNFIDTPGHVDFSYEVSRSLAACEGAILVVDAAQGVEAQTVAVCYTAIDQELEVLPVLNKIDLPQAEPERVIAEIEDIIGLGAHDAIRASAKSGLGVEDVLEALVARIPPPEGEIEAPLQALIIDSWFDSYLGVVSLVRIVNGAMRKGDKMKVMSTGRTYEIDQVGIFTPKRTRQETLQAGEVGYVVAGIKEIQGAPVGDTLTLEKNPAAAPLPGFQRVKPQVYAGLFPISADDFEAFREALAKLSLNDASLFYEPESSEALGFGFRCGFLGMLHMEIIQERLEREYNLDLISTAPTVVYKVVTTKGDTVMIDNPSQLPPTQQIKQMFEPIVRANILVPQDYLGQIITLCVERRGVQVNMMYSGRQVSVTYDLPMSEVVSDFFDKLKSVSRGYASLDYNFLRFDEADMVKMDVLINSEKVDALAVIVHRDSAYTRGKALVDKMRELIPRQMFDVAIQAALGNHIIARQTVKALRKNVTAKCYGGDVSRKRKLLEKQKAGKKRMKQVGHVEIPQEAFMAVFQTDRKK; encoded by the coding sequence GAAATGGCGGATCAGGTGCTTGATTCCATGGACATTGAAAGGGAGCGGGGGATTACCATCAAGGCGCAAAGCGTCTCCTTAAACTACAAGGCCCGTGATGGCAAAACCTACCTCCTGAATTTTATTGATACCCCAGGACATGTGGATTTCAGCTATGAAGTGTCCCGATCGCTGGCTGCCTGCGAAGGGGCCATTCTGGTTGTCGATGCTGCGCAGGGTGTGGAAGCTCAGACCGTGGCGGTCTGCTACACGGCCATTGATCAGGAACTCGAAGTCCTGCCCGTGTTGAACAAGATTGATTTGCCACAGGCTGAACCCGAGCGGGTTATCGCTGAAATTGAAGACATCATTGGTCTTGGAGCACACGATGCCATTCGCGCCAGCGCGAAAAGCGGGCTGGGTGTGGAGGATGTGCTTGAAGCCCTGGTGGCGCGTATTCCGCCGCCTGAGGGCGAGATCGAAGCGCCCCTGCAGGCCTTGATCATCGATTCCTGGTTTGACAGTTATCTGGGGGTGGTGTCGCTGGTGCGTATCGTGAACGGGGCCATGCGCAAAGGCGACAAGATGAAAGTCATGTCCACCGGCCGGACTTATGAAATCGATCAGGTCGGTATCTTTACCCCCAAGCGCACCCGCCAGGAGACGTTGCAGGCTGGCGAAGTGGGTTATGTGGTGGCCGGTATTAAAGAAATCCAGGGCGCGCCAGTGGGCGATACCTTAACCCTTGAAAAAAATCCAGCCGCAGCACCTTTGCCCGGGTTTCAACGCGTCAAGCCCCAGGTTTATGCCGGCCTGTTTCCCATCAGTGCCGATGATTTCGAAGCCTTTCGCGAAGCCCTGGCTAAATTAAGCCTCAACGATGCCTCGCTGTTTTATGAACCCGAATCTTCAGAAGCCTTAGGATTCGGTTTTCGCTGCGGCTTTTTGGGCATGCTGCACATGGAAATCATCCAGGAGCGTCTGGAGAGGGAATACAATCTTGATTTGATTTCAACGGCACCCACCGTGGTGTATAAAGTCGTTACCACCAAGGGTGACACGGTGATGATCGATAATCCTTCCCAATTGCCGCCAACGCAGCAAATCAAACAAATGTTTGAACCGATTGTCCGCGCCAATATTTTAGTGCCGCAGGATTATCTGGGGCAGATCATCACCCTTTGCGTCGAGCGTCGTGGCGTGCAGGTTAACATGATGTACAGCGGCCGTCAGGTGTCGGTAACTTATGATTTACCCATGAGTGAGGTGGTGTCTGATTTTTTTGACAAATTAAAATCCGTCAGCCGCGGTTACGCGTCGCTGGATTATAATTTCCTGCGTTTTGATGAGGCGGACATGGTCAAAATGGATGTCCTTATCAATAGCGAGAAAGTGGACGCGCTGGCGGTGATTGTCCATCGTGATTCGGCCTATACCCGCGGCAAGGCGCTGGTTGATAAAATGCGCGAGCTCATTCCCCGTCAGATGTTTGATGTCGCTATTCAGGCGGCCCTCGGCAATCACATCATTGCCCGCCAGACGGTGAAAGCCCTGCGTAAGAACGTAACGGCCAAATGTTACGGCGGCGACGTGAGCCGTAAGCGTAAACTGCTGGAGAAACAAAAGGCCGGTAAAAAGCGCATGAAACAGGTGGGCCATGTGGAAATTCCACAGGAAGCGTTCATGGCTGTGTTCCAGACCGACAGGAAAAAATAA
- the yajC gene encoding preprotein translocase subunit YajC, whose translation MSFFISDAMAAATSAAPANQSESAFSLIMIVAIFVLFYFMLIRPQNKRAKEHREMVTALKKGDEIVTSGGIIAKVVSLDEQFIKASIAEGVEISIQRNAVSNVLPKGTIKSL comes from the coding sequence ATGAGTTTTTTTATTAGCGATGCAATGGCGGCGGCAACATCGGCTGCGCCGGCTAATCAATCTGAAAGTGCGTTTTCACTGATTATGATTGTGGCTATTTTTGTATTGTTCTACTTTATGTTGATAAGACCTCAGAACAAGCGCGCCAAAGAACACCGTGAAATGGTTACTGCGCTGAAAAAAGGCGATGAAATTGTCACGTCTGGCGGTATTATCGCCAAAGTAGTCAGTCTTGATGAGCAATTCATTAAAGCCAGCATTGCTGAAGGTGTTGAAATCAGTATCCAGCGTAATGCGGTGAGTAATGTGTTGCCCAAAGGCACGATTAAATCCCTCTAA
- the secF gene encoding protein translocase subunit SecF, with translation MEFFNPNSNVDFMGARKWTALLSALIFIVSIAALLINGLNWGLDFTGGTQIEVTYTDAADLTAIRENLYQAGFKEAQVVSYGTSKDVLISIGPKADMEQSELVDKVMSALPGATKQRVDFVGPQVGEELATKGALAIIVSLLATMIYIAMRFEYRLAVSSAVALIHDPVLILGVFAMFGIEFDLKALAGLLAVIGYSLNDTIVVFDRVRENFIKIRRASPLEIMNISINQTLSRTIMTSVLTLFVVVALFVYGGETIRGFSLALIIGIVVGTYSSIYVAGALAVVMGLDRKDFLPNQRKEIDDRP, from the coding sequence ATGGAATTTTTTAATCCAAACTCAAATGTCGATTTCATGGGGGCGCGTAAATGGACTGCCCTCCTGTCAGCGCTGATTTTTATTGTTTCCATCGCGGCCTTGCTTATCAATGGCCTGAACTGGGGACTTGATTTTACCGGCGGTACCCAGATTGAGGTCACCTACACTGACGCCGCGGATTTGACCGCTATTCGTGAGAACCTGTATCAGGCCGGTTTTAAAGAAGCCCAGGTTGTCAGTTATGGCACGTCAAAAGACGTGCTCATCAGCATTGGCCCCAAAGCGGACATGGAGCAAAGCGAGCTGGTGGACAAGGTGATGAGCGCCTTGCCCGGGGCGACCAAACAACGGGTGGATTTCGTCGGTCCCCAGGTTGGGGAGGAGTTGGCGACTAAAGGGGCTCTGGCGATCATTGTCTCGCTGCTGGCCACCATGATTTACATCGCCATGCGTTTTGAATACCGTCTGGCGGTCAGTTCGGCTGTTGCGCTTATTCATGATCCGGTGTTGATCCTCGGTGTTTTCGCCATGTTCGGTATTGAATTTGATTTAAAGGCGCTGGCTGGTTTGCTCGCCGTTATCGGTTACTCACTGAACGACACCATCGTTGTGTTTGACCGCGTACGCGAGAATTTCATTAAAATTCGCCGTGCTTCGCCTCTGGAGATCATGAATATCTCCATTAACCAGACTTTGTCGCGAACCATCATGACCTCGGTCCTGACCTTGTTTGTGGTTGTGGCCCTGTTTGTCTACGGCGGCGAGACCATCCGCGGCTTCTCTCTGGCGCTGATTATCGGTATTGTGGTCGGAACGTATTCGTCTATTTACGTGGCTGGTGCTTTAGCGGTGGTCATGGGATTGGATCGCAAAGATTTCCTGCCTAACCAGCGTAAAGAAATCGATGACAGACCATAA
- a CDS encoding ABC-F family ATP-binding cassette domain-containing protein, which translates to MLTLRQITLSRGNKVLLQNASVTLYEKQKVGLVGNNGCGKSSLFSLLLGQLGHDSGEWFLNPHTRISHLSQQIPDSTEAALDFVLAGDDGYLNLQKRLQEAEALGNHEAVLDCHTRLNETGGYSKPSQAAAIMSGLGFKPSELQNPVNSFSGGWRMRLSLARCLMKPADLLLLDEPTNHLDMEAIFWLEKWLKQSPSSILLISHDREFLDAFVSHILHIENQTLSLYSGNYSRFEQTRAQQLALQQIMHEKQQLKISHMMAYVNRFRAKASKAKQAQSRLNAIAKMDIVAQAQVDSPFSFEFYPCPRAGNPLLNCVQVAAGYDAGRPILKRLNLILNPGDRIALLGPNGEGKSTFIKTLTGGLPVLAGDIHRSPHLKIGYYAQHQLDELDDNASPLQTIQALSPDAREQSIRDYLGGFNFVGDMAVNPITHFSGGEKARLALAKLVWQKPNLLLLDEPTNHLDLGMRAAIEIALQSYEGALILISHDRHLLKTTVDDFYLVYQQQVQGFKGDLDDYYQWLQTKDSQKETSSANNANQYKEKRSLQNRMKKLEQVIESRQTQLAALEEALADVSLYEAAQQNKLNKLLADQHQQREALALAEEEWLAIVSSLED; encoded by the coding sequence ATGTTAACCCTGCGGCAAATTACCCTGTCCCGCGGCAATAAAGTGCTTCTGCAGAATGCCAGCGTGACCCTTTATGAAAAACAGAAAGTCGGTCTTGTCGGCAATAATGGCTGTGGTAAATCCAGTCTTTTTTCGCTGCTTCTTGGGCAGCTTGGCCATGACAGCGGCGAATGGTTCCTGAATCCGCACACCCGCATCAGTCATTTGTCGCAGCAGATTCCAGACAGTACCGAGGCAGCGCTTGATTTTGTGTTGGCCGGCGATGACGGTTATCTCAACCTGCAAAAACGGTTGCAGGAGGCTGAAGCCCTCGGCAACCATGAGGCGGTGCTCGATTGCCACACCCGGTTAAACGAGACCGGCGGTTACAGCAAACCGTCTCAGGCTGCCGCGATCATGTCCGGTTTAGGCTTTAAACCGTCTGAACTACAAAATCCGGTCAACAGTTTTTCCGGCGGTTGGCGCATGCGCCTGTCGCTGGCGCGCTGCCTCATGAAGCCAGCGGATTTGCTGCTGCTTGATGAGCCCACCAACCACCTGGACATGGAAGCCATTTTCTGGCTTGAGAAATGGTTGAAACAATCACCCAGCAGTATTTTACTGATTTCACATGATCGTGAATTTCTGGATGCCTTTGTCAGCCATATTCTGCACATTGAAAATCAGACCCTGTCGCTTTACAGCGGCAATTACAGCCGCTTTGAGCAAACCCGGGCCCAACAGCTGGCTCTACAGCAAATCATGCATGAAAAACAGCAGCTGAAAATCAGCCACATGATGGCGTACGTGAACCGTTTTCGCGCCAAAGCCTCGAAAGCCAAGCAGGCACAAAGCCGTCTGAATGCCATTGCCAAAATGGACATCGTTGCCCAGGCGCAGGTGGATTCGCCGTTTTCGTTTGAATTCTACCCCTGTCCGCGTGCCGGTAATCCCCTGCTTAACTGCGTGCAGGTCGCTGCCGGATACGATGCTGGCCGCCCCATTCTTAAGCGCTTGAATCTGATTTTAAACCCAGGCGACAGGATTGCCCTGCTCGGCCCGAACGGCGAGGGTAAATCAACCTTCATTAAAACCTTAACCGGCGGCCTCCCTGTGTTGGCCGGCGACATTCACCGCTCGCCGCATTTGAAAATTGGCTACTATGCTCAGCACCAGCTGGATGAACTGGACGATAACGCCAGCCCCCTGCAGACCATTCAGGCCTTGTCGCCGGATGCACGGGAACAAAGCATACGAGATTACCTTGGCGGGTTTAATTTTGTCGGCGACATGGCCGTTAATCCCATCACCCATTTCTCAGGCGGTGAGAAAGCCCGGCTTGCTTTAGCCAAACTGGTCTGGCAAAAGCCCAACCTGCTGCTGCTGGATGAGCCGACCAACCACCTGGATTTGGGCATGCGCGCAGCCATTGAGATTGCCCTGCAAAGTTATGAAGGGGCCTTGATTTTGATTTCCCATGATCGCCACCTGTTAAAAACGACGGTGGATGATTTTTACCTGGTTTATCAGCAACAGGTGCAGGGCTTCAAAGGGGATTTGGACGATTATTACCAGTGGCTGCAGACCAAAGACAGTCAAAAGGAGACCTCGTCTGCCAACAATGCCAACCAATACAAGGAAAAGCGCAGCCTGCAAAACCGCATGAAAAAGCTGGAGCAGGTGATTGAGAGTCGTCAAACTCAATTGGCCGCGCTTGAAGAGGCTCTGGCGGATGTTTCCCTGTATGAGGCTGCTCAACAGAATAAATTAAACAAACTGCTGGCTGACCAACATCAACAGCGGGAGGCACTGGCTCTGGCCGAAGAGGAATGGCTGGCCATTGTCAGTTCACTGGAGGATTAA
- a CDS encoding DUF4845 domain-containing protein: MRNQQGLTLIGMLFTVIVVCIAGLVIMRVVPVYIQHFEVKRSISALENIEAAEFSTDTAANAMVLRKRLANQFTINGLDDIKLDEVNIVPDGQGNFNINVKYTVVRPLFYNISLMFNFDETKEVNIGKK, encoded by the coding sequence ATGCGTAACCAACAGGGACTCACGTTAATCGGTATGTTGTTCACGGTTATTGTCGTTTGTATCGCCGGTCTGGTCATTATGCGGGTCGTTCCGGTCTACATTCAGCATTTCGAGGTTAAACGCTCCATCAGTGCTCTTGAGAACATTGAGGCTGCGGAGTTCAGCACTGACACGGCGGCCAATGCGATGGTTTTGCGCAAGCGTCTGGCGAACCAATTCACCATCAATGGCCTGGATGACATCAAACTGGATGAGGTCAACATTGTTCCCGACGGCCAGGGCAATTTTAACATTAACGTCAAGTACACGGTGGTCAGACCGTTGTTTTATAACATCAGCCTGATGTTTAATTTTGACGAGACCAAAGAGGTTAATATTGGTAAAAAGTGA
- the queA gene encoding tRNA preQ1(34) S-adenosylmethionine ribosyltransferase-isomerase QueA, which translates to MYKHDFYFHLPEELIAQYPLPGRSDSRLLVYRRGEEQYRHQQFKQLPDFLNDGDLLVMNNSKVIPARFFGRKPSGGQVEFLIERLKPDNQFLAHIKASKAPKAQMIIDLANGWQVQILAKQDDLYHCQTLGDLDTMLADIGHIPLPPYITRHDEKADFERYQTVYARHKGSVAAPTAGLHFDDSLMAQLQQKGVQIAYSTLHVGAGTFRPVRCEAIKDHKMHSEQLIISDALAEAVNRTRASGKRVIAVGTTALRSLESAVVDGQLQACVKETDIFIYPGYEFKICDGLITNFHLPESTLLMLVSAFIGHARAMDLYREAIAERYRFFSYGDASLLL; encoded by the coding sequence ATGTACAAACACGATTTTTATTTTCACTTACCCGAAGAACTGATTGCGCAATACCCGCTGCCCGGACGAAGCGATTCCCGTCTCCTGGTTTACCGCCGCGGCGAGGAGCAGTACCGGCATCAGCAATTCAAGCAACTGCCCGATTTTTTAAATGACGGGGATTTGCTGGTGATGAACAACAGCAAAGTCATCCCTGCACGCTTTTTCGGGAGAAAGCCCAGCGGCGGTCAGGTCGAGTTCCTCATCGAACGCCTTAAACCCGACAATCAGTTCTTAGCCCATATCAAAGCCAGCAAGGCCCCCAAAGCACAAATGATCATTGATTTGGCGAACGGATGGCAGGTTCAGATTCTTGCCAAACAGGACGATTTGTACCATTGCCAGACGCTGGGCGATTTGGACACCATGCTTGCCGACATTGGTCACATCCCGTTGCCCCCCTACATTACCCGCCACGATGAAAAAGCGGATTTTGAGCGCTACCAAACCGTTTATGCCCGCCATAAAGGCTCTGTGGCCGCGCCCACGGCCGGTTTACATTTTGATGATTCCCTGATGGCGCAGCTTCAGCAAAAGGGGGTGCAGATTGCCTATTCCACTCTGCATGTCGGAGCCGGGACATTCAGGCCGGTTCGCTGCGAAGCCATTAAAGATCACAAAATGCACAGCGAACAATTGATCATCAGCGACGCGCTTGCTGAAGCGGTTAACCGCACCCGTGCGTCGGGTAAACGCGTGATCGCCGTCGGTACCACCGCCCTTCGCAGCCTCGAAAGCGCCGTGGTTGACGGGCAACTGCAAGCCTGCGTTAAAGAAACGGACATTTTCATTTACCCTGGTTATGAGTTTAAAATCTGTGATGGCCTAATCACTAATTTTCACCTGCCGGAATCAACGTTGCTGATGCTGGTTTCTGCATTCATTGGGCATGCCCGGGCGATGGATCTCTATCGCGAAGCCATTGCAGAGCGTTACCGCTTTTTCAGTTATGGCGATGCCAGTTTATTGCTTTAA
- the lepB gene encoding signal peptidase I — MNFALLLVVLSAVSGFIYLLDILFWAKKREPDEQPGKIIEYARSFFPVFFIVLLLRSFLVEPFRIPSGSLEPTLLVGDFLAVNKFAYGLRLPVWEKKIIPIANPKTGEIAVFRWPPNPGYDYIKRVIGVPGDKISYRNKVLYINGQEARQTFIEYTTDESSGKAVARYSENLNGVDHDIYVRPDVPASDFEIEVPPGYYFMMGDNRDDSADSRFWGFVEDQYLRGKAFFVWMSWNGKTDSLRWSKIGRFIH, encoded by the coding sequence ATGAATTTTGCTTTATTATTAGTCGTTTTATCTGCCGTATCCGGGTTTATCTATTTATTGGATATCCTTTTTTGGGCAAAAAAACGGGAACCGGATGAACAACCCGGAAAAATCATTGAGTATGCCCGCTCCTTTTTTCCAGTCTTTTTCATCGTGCTGCTTTTGCGATCGTTTTTAGTCGAGCCCTTCCGTATCCCTTCCGGTTCTTTGGAACCCACGTTGCTGGTGGGTGATTTTCTGGCCGTGAATAAATTCGCCTACGGCCTGCGATTACCGGTCTGGGAAAAGAAAATTATCCCCATTGCCAACCCTAAAACCGGCGAAATCGCTGTCTTTCGCTGGCCACCCAATCCGGGCTATGATTACATAAAGCGGGTTATTGGTGTGCCGGGCGATAAAATCAGTTATCGTAATAAGGTCCTGTACATCAATGGTCAGGAGGCCAGGCAGACATTCATCGAATACACAACGGATGAGAGCTCCGGTAAGGCCGTGGCGCGCTACAGTGAGAATTTAAACGGTGTTGACCATGATATTTATGTTCGCCCTGATGTTCCGGCATCCGATTTTGAAATTGAAGTACCGCCGGGTTATTATTTCATGATGGGCGATAACCGTGACGACAGTGCGGACAGCCGTTTCTGGGGATTTGTTGAAGACCAATACCTGCGCGGCAAGGCCTTTTTTGTGTGGATGAGCTGGAATGGTAAAACCGACAGCCTACGTTGGTCTAAGATAGGGCGATTTATTCATTAA
- a CDS encoding 4a-hydroxytetrahydrobiopterin dehydratase, which yields MKSDLQHKHCESCEGIGQALTAEQVKNLMPQLHQSWDVVNNSKEIKRSFSFADFYETMAFVNAIAWMANKENHHPDLEVGYNYCHVRFMTHALQGLSMNDFICAAKVDALLD from the coding sequence ATGAAAAGTGATTTGCAGCATAAGCATTGTGAATCCTGTGAGGGTATAGGTCAGGCGCTCACCGCCGAACAGGTTAAAAACTTAATGCCGCAGCTGCATCAAAGTTGGGACGTGGTGAATAACAGCAAGGAAATCAAACGGTCTTTTTCATTTGCTGATTTTTATGAAACCATGGCCTTTGTCAATGCCATCGCCTGGATGGCCAACAAAGAAAACCACCACCCCGATCTGGAAGTCGGGTACAACTATTGCCACGTTCGTTTCATGACCCATGCCCTGCAGGGGTTATCCATGAATGATTTTATTTGCGCCGCCAAGGTGGATGCGCTGCTGGATTAA